The following are encoded in a window of Phocoena phocoena chromosome 2, mPhoPho1.1, whole genome shotgun sequence genomic DNA:
- the FOXA1 gene encoding hepatocyte nuclear factor 3-alpha — protein sequence MLGAVKMEGHESSDWNSYYADTQEAYSSVPVSNMNSGLGTMNSMNTYMTMNTMTTSGNMTPASFNMSYANPGLGAGLSPGAVAGMPGGSAGAMNTMTAGVTAMGTTLSPGGMGAMGAQPAASMNGLGPYAAAMNPCMSPMAYAPSNLGRSRAGGGGDAKTFKRSYPHAKPPYSYISLITMAIQQAPSKMLTLSEIYQWIMDLFPYYRQNQQRWQNSIRHSLSFNDCFVKVARSPDKPGKGSYWTLHPDSGNMFENGCYLRRQKRFKCEKQPGTGGGSGGGAKGGPESRKDPSSAANPSADSPLRRGVHSKAGQLEGAPAPGPAASPQTLDHSGAAATGGASELKTPASSAAPPISSGPGALVSVPPSHPAHGLAPHESQLHLKGDPHYSFNHPFSINNLMSSSEQQHKLDFKSYEQALQYSPYGTALPASLPLGSASVATRSPIEPSALEPAYYQGVYSRPVLNTS from the exons ATGTTAGGGGCTGTGAAGATGGAAGGGCACGAGAGCAGCGACTGGAACAGCTACTACGCCGACACACAGGAG GCCTACAGCTCGGTCCCGGTCAGCAACATGAACTCGGGCCTGGGCACCATGAATTCCATGAACACGTACATGACCATGAACACCATGACCACGAGCGGCAACATGACCCCGGCTTCGTTCAACATGTCCTACGCAAACCCGGGCCTTGGCGCCGGCCTGAGCCCCGGGGCGGTGGCTGGCATGCCGGGCGGCTCTGCGGGCGCCATGAACACCATGACGGCAGGCGTGACGGCCATGGGGACGACGCTGAGCCCGGGCGGCATGGGGGCCATGGGCGCGCAGCCCGCGGCCTCCATGAACGGCCTGGGCCCCTACGCCGCTGCCATGAACCCGTGCATGAGCCCTATGGCGTACGCGCCGTCCAATTTGGGGCGCAGCCGGGCTGGTGGCGGCGGAGACGCCAAAACTTTCAAGCGCAGCTACCCACACGCCAAGCCGCCCTACTCGTACATTTCCCTCATCACCATGGCTATCCAGCAGGCGCCCAGCAAGATGCTCACACTGAGCGAGATCTATCAGTGGATCATGGACCTCTTCCCCTATTACCGGCAGAACCAGCAGCGCTGGCAGAACTCCATCCGCCACTCGCTCTCCTTCAACGACTGCTTCGTCAAAGTGGCCCGCTCCCCCGACAAGCCGGGCAAGGGTTCCTACTGGACGCTGCACCCGGACTCCGGCAACATGTTCGAGAACGGCTGTTACTTGCGCCGCCAGAAGCGCTTCAAGTGCGAGAAGCAGCCAGGCACCgggggcggcagcggcggcggcgccaAGGGCGGCCCTGAGAGCCGTAAGGACCCCTCGAGCGCTGCCAACCCCAGCGCCGACTCGCCCCTTCGTCGGGGCGTGCACAGTAAGGCCGGCCAGCTAGAGGGCGCGCCGGCCCCCGGGCCTGCTGCCAGCCCCCAGACTCTGGACCACAGCGGGGCGGCGGCGACAGGGGGCGCCTCGGAGTTGAAGACTCCGGCCTCCTCGGCTGCACCTCCGATCAGCTCCGGGCCTGGGGCGCTGGTATCTGTGCCCCCCTCCCACCCGGCGCATGGCCTGGCACCCCACGAGTCCCAGCTGCACCTGAAAGGGGACCCTCACTACTCCTTCAACCACCCTTTCTCTATCAACAACCTCATGTCCTCCTCGGAGCAGCAGCACAAGCTGGACTTCAAGTCATACGAGCAGGCACTACAGTACTCGCCCTATGGCACCGCATTGCCCGCCAGCCTACCCCTCGGCAGCGCCTCGGTGGCCACGAGGAGCCCCATTGAGCCCTCAGCCCTGGAGCCAGCCTACTACCAAGGTGTGTATTCCAGACCCGTTCTAAACACTTCTTAG